In Parus major isolate Abel chromosome 3, Parus_major1.1, whole genome shotgun sequence, the following are encoded in one genomic region:
- the GREM2 gene encoding gremlin-2, translated as MVWKFALSVFLMAAVLRVSDTRKNRPAGAIPSPYKGSGSNHSERRQQLNKEVLASSQEALVVTERKYLKSDWCKTQPLRQTVSEEGCISRTIINRFCYGQCNSFYIPRHVKKEEESFQSCAFCKPHKVTSSTVQLECPELDPPFRLKKIQKVKQCRCMSVNLNSSGKL; from the coding sequence ATGGTTTGGAAATTCGCCTTGTCCGTTTTTCTGATGGCAGCAGTGCTTCGAGTGTCGGACACCAGGAAGAACCGCCCTGCGGGTGCCATTCCCTCCCCGTACAAAGGCAGCGGCAGCAACCACTCGGAGCGGCggcagcagctgaacaaggAGGTGTTGGCCTCCAGCCAGGAGGCCCTGGTGGTCACCGAGAGGAAGTACCTCAAGAGCGACTGGTGCAAGACGCAGCCGCTGCGGCAGACTGTCAGCGAGGAGGGCTGCATCAGCCGCACCATCATCAACCGCTTCTGCTACGGGCAGTGCAACTCCTTCTACATCCCGCGGCACGTCAAGAAGGAGGAGGAGTCCTTCCAGTCCTGTGCTTTCTGCAAGCCGCACAAGGTCACCTCTTCGACCGTGCAGCTGGAGTGCCCCGAGCTGGACCCACCCTTCCGACTCAAGAAAATCCAGAAGGTCAAGCAGTGCCGGTGCATGTCTGTGAATCTGAACAGCTCAGGCAAACTGTGA